A window from Chrysemys picta bellii isolate R12L10 chromosome 2, ASM1138683v2, whole genome shotgun sequence encodes these proteins:
- the LOC101937720 gene encoding uncharacterized protein LOC101937720, which translates to MAEPEKKKSRRLCSFKDEWLQLPEYRNWLIKASEDSGYCSICRVQFTVKFDSVKAIKHHAETKGHRIKVQGQIWSSTNNKVSIKTDNAEEQHICTAELLLTYHGVKHHHSYRSQDCENKLYPSIFPDSKIASKILCGMTKAEALIENVLAPHSLKLAVQDIGSTPLSIVTDASNKGNTILFPVAVRYFNKDKGICMSIIDFFEDADETSEAIAKNLRSCLQNSGLIQNKIVAYGAINFGENKSVFRHLKQMLDLPNLVPGYCSAHIVHNTAKHGLEMLSYDVECLVIKVFSEFSSSAKNISELKEFFDFVETEYSEILYQLPKRFLTLFTAIDRLLKNWPALKSYFVNKGKEDVSCTIWAFLAEQEDTVSDDETITLPELYIYFVHNILSQFNNTIKVLENDYIQVTELYATFNKLRREIQNRQEKGFYGYKVTQFLKKLPLNEQNKFVGDAQQAYTRMLQYLEKWFDFSENSFYKLCAPLNLDEPLQLDKLCALSTHLNIQVDIDELFTEMCVLNDVLPILKSSIKDAEATQCQQHHLIKVSEVWVELFKCCEAPNLLRIVQHVFAVPPGNGFVEHIFSVMKSLWADERNRLQVDIVKAELFMHFNYKMTCAEFAGFLQTGAAKELVTAATNDQKFQLPLTPPCLG; encoded by the coding sequence ATGGCGGAGCCCGAAAAGAAAAAGAGTCGAAGGCTGTGCTCTTTTAAAGATGAGTGGCTACAACTCCCAGAATATCGGAACTGGCTTATAAAGGCAAGTGAAGACTCGGGATATTGTTCCATTTGCCGTGTTCAATTCACAGTTAAGTTTGATTCTGTAAAAGCTATTAAGCATCATGCAGAGACAAAAGGTCACAGAATCAAAGTACAAGGACAGATATGGTCCAGTACTAACAATAAAGTCTCCATAAAGACTGATAACGCTGAAGAACAACACATATGCACAGCTGAGTTGCTTTTAACGTATCACGGAGTTAAACACCACCACAGCTACCGTTCTCAAGACTGTGAAAATAAACTGTACCCCTCCATTTTCCCTGACTCCAAGATAGCTTCCAAAATTCTCTGTGGAATGACAAAAGCAGAAGCTTTGATTGAGAATGTTTTAGCCCCCCATTCATTGAAACTGGCTGTGCAAGACATTGGATCAACACCTCTCTCAATAGTGACAGATGCGTCTAATAAAGGGAACACAATATTATTCCCAGTTGCCGTCCGCTACTTTAATAAAGATAAGGGAATCTGCATGTCTATCATAGACTTTTTCGAGGATGCAGACGAAACATCAGAGGCAATCGCAAAAAACTTAAGAAGTTGTCTTCAAAATTCTGGTCTGATACAGAATAAAATTGTGGCGTATGGAGCAATCAATTTTGGAGAAAACAAGTCTGTTTTTCGGCACCTAAAACAAATGTTGGATTTACCAAACCTTGTGCCAGGGTATTGCAGTGCTCACATAGTACACAATACAGCGAAACATGGCTTGGAAATGCTCTCTTATGATGTAGAATGCTTGGTCATCAAGGTCTTCAGTGAATTCTCATCCAGTGCAAAGAATATCAGTGAACTTAAAGAATTCTTTGACTTTGTGGAGACAGAATATTCAGAAATCTTATACCAGCTACCTAAACGTTTTCTGACCCTTTTCACTGCCATAGACAGGTTACTGAAGAACTGGCCCGCACTCAAATCTTACTTTGTGAATAAAGGCAAGGAAGATGTGAGCTGCACAATATGGGCCTTTCTTGCTGAGCAAGAGGACACTGTTTCTGATGATGAAACTATTACGCTTCCTGAACTGTACATCTACTTTGTGCACAACATTCTGAGCCAATTTAACAACACAATAAAGGTTCTTGAGAATGATTACATTCAGGTAACTGAACTGTATGCTACATTCAACAAGCTGAGAAGAGAGATTCAGAATCGACAAGAGAAAGGCTTCTATGGGTACAAAGTGACCCAGTTCTTGAAGAAGCTACCACTTAACGAGCAGAATAAATTTGTTGGCGATGCCCAACAGGCTTACACACGCATGCTGCAGTACCTGGAAAAGTGGTTTGATTTCAGCGAAAACTCTTTCTATAAGTTGTGTGCACCACTCAATCTGGACGAACCTCTTCAGCTAGACAAACTGTGTGCGTTGTCGACACACTTGAACATTCAAGTGGACATAGATGAATTATTTACAGAAATGTGCGTATTGAATGATGTGCTACCAATCCTAAAGAGTTCAATAAAGGACGCTGAAGCGACACAGTGCCAGCAGCACCATCTAATCAAGGTCTCTGAGGTGTGGGTAGAACTCTTTAAGTGCTGCGAGGCCCCAAACTTGCTCAGAATTGTGCAGCACGTGTTTGCTGTTCCACCCGGCAACGGCTTTGTGGAACACATTTTCAGCGTTATGAAGAGCTTGTGGGCTGACGAAAGGAATCGGCTCCAAGTGGACATAGTGAAAGCTGAGCTATTCATGCACTTCAACTATAAAATGACATGTGCCGAGTTTGCGGGATTTTTGCAGACAGGAGCAGCTAAGGAGCTTGTGACAGCGGCAACAAATGATCAGAAGTTTCAATTGCCACTTACACCGCCCTGTCTGGGCTAG